Below is a window of Leifsonia sp. NPDC080035 DNA.
CGATCTTCACGTCGAAGAGGATGTCGCCCGCGGCCACCTTCTGGCCGACGGAGACCTGGACCTTGTTCACGGTGCCCGCCGACGTCGCGCGCGCCGGGACGGCGGGGTCGGCGACGATCGAGCCGCTCACCGTCACGTCGTTCACGATCGTGCCGGTGGCGACGGCGGTGACCGGATCGCCGAGCTGGGCGCTCGGCGTCGCCGGATCCGCCTCGGCCTCCCCCGACGGGAAGAACGCCAGCTTCACCAGCGCGACCGCGATCGCGGCGACCAGCAGAATGCGGACGATCGGGAAGACCCAGCGTCGCATGACCCCCATGTGCTGCCTCTCAGAAGAGCGTGGCGCCGACCCCCGGCGCCACGCGATCCACTATGTCAGAACCGCCGCGTCACGCCTCGATGACGAGCGGGACGATCATCGGCCGGCGGCGGTAGCTGGTGTTCACCCAGCGGCCGACCGTGCGGCGGACCACCTGCGAGAGCGCGTGCGAGTCACGGACGCCGTTGTGCGCGGCCTCCGACAGCGCCGCGGCGATCTTCGGCTTCACGGCATCGAACACCGCGTCGTCCTCCGCGAAACCGCGGGCGTGGATCTCGGGGCCGGTGACGATTCGACCGCTCGCGGCCTCCACGACCACGATGATCGAGATGAAGCCCTCCTCGCCGAGGATGCGGCGGTCCTTGAGGTCCGCGTCCGTGATCTCGCCGACGCTGGAGCCGTCGACGTACACGAAGCCGAGGTCGAGCTGGCCGACGATGCGGGCGACGCCGTCGCGCAGATCCACGACAGAGCCGTCCTCGGCCAGGATCGTGTTCCGCTCGGGCACCCCGGTGTCCATCGCCAGGCGCGCGTTCGCGACCAGGTGGCGGTACTCGCCGTGCACCGGCATCACGTTCTTGGGCTTCAGGATGTTGTAGCAGTAGAGCAGCTCGCCCGCCGCAGCGTGCCCGGAGACGTGCACCTTGGCGTTGCCCTTGTGCACGACGTTGGCGCCGAGCTTGGTGAGGCCGTCGATGACGCGGTAGACCGCGTTCTCGTTGCCGGGGATGAGGCTGGAGGCGAGGATCACCGTGTCGCCGTGGCCCACCTCGATCTGGTGGTCGAGGTTCGCCATCCTGGCGAGCACGGCCATCGGCTCGCCCTGCGATCCCGTCGACATGTAGACGATCTCGTCGTCCGGCAGGTCGGCGGCCTTCTTGTAGTCGATGAGCACGCCCTCCGGCACCTTCAGGTAACCGAGCTCGGCGGCGATCGTCATGTTGCGTACCATCGAGCGGCCGAGCAGGGCGACGCGGCGGCCGTTCGCGGCCGCGGCGTCGAGCACCTGCTGCACACGGTGGACGTGGCTGGAGAAGCTCGCGACGATGACCCGGCGCGGGGCGCGAGCGATCACGGTGTCGAGCACCGGCCCGATCGAGCGCTCCAGCGGGGTGAAACCGGGCACGTCGGCGTTGGTCGAGTCGGCCAGGAACAGGTCGACGCCCTTCTCGCCGAGGCGGGCGAACGCGCGCAGGTCGGTGAGTCGGTCGTCCAGCGGCAGCTGGTCCATCTTGAAGTCGCCCGTGTGCAGGACCACCCCGGCCGGGGTGCTGATCGCGACGGCGAGGGCGTCGGGGATGGAGTGGTTGACCGCGACGAACTCGAGGTCGAACGGGCCGAGCTTCTCCTGCTGGCCCTCCTTCACCGTGAGGGTGAACGGCTGGATGCGGTGCTCCTTGAGCTTCGCCTCCACCAGCGCCAGGGTGAGCCCTGAGCCGATCAGCGGGATGTCCGCGCGCAGCTTGAGCAGGTACGGGACGGCGCCGATGTGGTCCTCGTGGCCGTGCGTGAGCACCACGCCGAGCACGTCGTCCAGCCGGTCGCGCACCGGCGCGAAATCGGGGAGGATCAGGTCGACGCCCGGCTGGTCCTGCTCGGGGAACAGGACGCCGCAGTCGACGATGAGGAGCTTGCCTTCGTATTCGAAGACGGTCATGTTGCGGCCGATCTCGCCGAGACCGCCGGTGGGGATGATCCGGAGCGTTCCCGGCTCGAGTGCCGGGGGCTCGGAGACGAGGTTGGGCATGTGCCCTCCTATTTCATTGTCGTTCGGTGCGGGCGCAGGCGCCCGCGATGGTATCGGCCGCTTCGGCCGTCAGCGTGTGGTCCCGGCGATCTTCGGCAGTGCGCCGCCCGCGGCGGCGTTGCGGTCGGGACGGAAGTTGGAGAAGTCGACGCCGGGGATGTCCTTGACCAGATCCAGCTCGTCCTCGATCTGCGCGGCCTCCCACTCCTCCGGGCCGACCAGCGGCAGCCGGACGCGCGGGCTCTGGATGCGGCCGAGGCCGTGCAGGATGTACTTCGCCGCGACGGTGCCGGGCACGTGGGTCATCACGGCGCGCACGAGCGGCTCCAGCTTCTTGTGCGCAGCGGTCGCGGTGGTCAGGTCGCCCGCGTTGACCGCATCCACGATCTGGCGGTAGGGCGTCGGCGCGATGTTCGCGGTGACCCCGATGAGCCCGCTCGCGCCGATCGCCAGGTGCGGGAGCACGTTGGCGTCGTCGCCGGAGAAGTAGAGCAGGTCGGTCTGGTTGAGCACCCGGCTGACCTCGCTGAAGTCGCCCTTCGCGTCCTTGATGGCGAGGACGTTCGGGTGCTTGGCGATCCGCAGGATGGTCTCGTATTTGATGGGGACGCCGGTGCGGCCGGGGATGTCGTAGAGGATCACCGGCAGGTCGGTGGAGTCCGCGATCATCCGGAAGTGGGTGAGGATGCCGGCCTGGGTCGGCTTGTTGTAGTACGGGGTGACGACCATGACGCCGTCCGCGCCGGCCTTCTCGCTCTGCCGGTAGAGCTGGATGGCGTGCGCGGTCTCGTTCGAACCGCCGCCGGTGATGATCTTGGCCCGTCCGCCCGCGACCGACTTGCCGACCTCGACGAGCCGCAGCTTCTCCGGGTCGGTGAGGGTCGAGGTCTCGCCCGTGGTGCCGGTCACGACGATGCCGTCCGCACCCGCGGTGATGACATCGTCGATGTGCTTCTCCACGCCGGCCCAGTCGACCTCGCCATCGGCGGTGAAGGGCGTGACCAGGGCGACGAGCACCTGGCCGAACGGATTCGCGGATTGAGCCATGGCTCCTAGGCTATCGGGTCGGGCGCTCGCCCCGCCTCCCCGCGGGCTCGGCCAGGGAGGCCGCGGTGGGGATAACCTGCGCGGCGCGTCACGATCGGACACAAACGCTGCGCCGCCGCCCGCCCGCGCGTAGTGTCACCCGCACCATGACGGCGATCGGCGCACTGCTCCTCCTGCTCGGCCTCGTCGCGCTGACGGCCGCGACGGGGGTGGTCCTGCGCGCCACCGCCGGGCGGGTGCGCCGTGCCCGACGCGCGGAACGGCTCGCGCCGTCCGAAGTGGGAGCGTCCGCGTTCGGGGATCGCGCGACCTTCCTGCAGTTCTCCACGGCGTACTGCGCGCAGTGCCCCGGCACCGCGCGGGTGCTCAGCGGGATCGCCGCCGAGCATCCCGGCGTCGAGCACCTGGACGTCGACCTCGCGGCGCGACCCGAGCTCGCGACCCGGTTCGGCGTGCTGCAGACCCCGACCACGCTGCTGCTCGACGCGCACGGCACCGTGCGCGGCCGCATCGGCGGCCCCGCCCGCCCCGCGGACGTCCGCGGAGCCATAGACCGCATCCTCACGGAGACGCCATGACCGACACCCGTCCGCGCGCGATCGACCCGCGCTCCCCCCGCTTCGGCGCCGGCATCACCGCCGTGCTGCTGCTGGTCGTGCTGTTCCTCTGGCTCACCGGAGCGGCCATCGCGGCCATCCTGCTGCTGATCGCCATCGCGGCGCTGTTCGCCTGGGGAGCCTTCGCCGGGGTGCAGCGGCATCCGTACGGCGTCCTCTACCGGCGCCTGGTGCGACCCCGTCTCGGGCCACCGGCCGAGACCGAGGACCCGGCACCGCCGACGTTCGCCCAGGGCGTGGGTCTCGTCGTGACAGGAGCGGGCCTCGTGCTGGCCGCGGCCGGCATGCCTGTCGCCGTGCCGGTCGCCGCCGCACTCGCCTTCGTCGCCGCCTTCCTGAATGCCGTGTTCGGGTACTGCCTCGGCTGCCAGCTGTACGTGCTGCTGGTGCGGACGCGCATCATCCGCCGCGGCGAGGCGACCGGCTGATCCGGGGCCCGGCGCGCGAAAACCGGGAATCCCCCGAACGCCGGCCGAGCGTCGGAGGGCCGCCAGTATCCTGGTCGGACCGCGCGCGGTCGCGGGCGGAGAACAGGGAGGTCCCATGGCAGTCACCAGCGAATCCACCACCGTTTGGACGGGCGATCTGAAGTCCGGGTCCGGCACGGTCTCGCTCGACTCGTCCCACGCCGCATCCCTCGACGTCAACTGGAAGGCCCGTTCCGAGGGCGGCGCGGAGGTCACCACTCCGGAGGAGCTGCTCGGCGCCGCGCACTCCGCCTGCTTCTCGATGGCCTTCTCGAACGTGCTCGCCGGATTCGGCACCCCGCCGGAGAGCATCCAGGCGACGGCCGCCGTCACCTTCGACCCGGCACAGGGCATCACCGGCAGCCACCTGCTCGTCAGCGCCCGCGTCCCCGGGCTCGCCGCCGAGGACTTCCAGCGCCTCGCCGACGAGGCGAAGCGCACCTGCCCGGTCTCGCGCGCACTGGTCGGCATCCCGATCACCATCGAAGCAACGCTGGCCTAGTCGATGCGGGTGCTCGTCGCCGGCGCGTCCGGCCTGATCGGCACCGAGCTCGTCAGGCAGCTCGACGAGGCGGGGCACGAGGTGCTCCGCCTCGTCCGGCGCGACCCGGCCGCGCCGAACGAGTTCCACTGGTCGCCGTCGACCCGGATGATCGACGTCGCGCTCATGGATCGCGCCGACGCCGTGGTCAACCTCTCCGGCGCCTCGCTCAACCGGCTGCCCTGGACACCGGCGCACAAGCGCCGCATTCTCGCCTCGCGCCTGGAGGCGACGGGCACCCTCGCGGACGCCATGCGCCAGGCCGCCGACCCACCCTCGGTGTTCGTGAGCGGCTCCGCGGTCGGCTACTACGGCGACCGGCCCGGGATGACCCTCACCGAGCAGGCGACGAAGGGCACGGGCTACCTCTCCGACGTCGTCGAGGCGTGGGAGGCCGCGGCGCACCTCGCGCCGGAGCGCACCCGGGTCGTGACCGCGCGCACCGGTGTCGTCGTCGGACCCGGCGGCGCGATGACGCCCCTGCTGCCGATGGCGAGGCTCGGACTGCTCGGCCCCATCGCCGGCGGCGGCCAGCACTGGCCGTGGGTGAGCCTCCGCGACGAGGCGGCGGCGATCGTGCACCTGCTCGGCTCCGAGCTCTCCGGCCCTGTCAACGTGGTGGGACCGACGCCCGCCACCGCCGCGGCCGTGCTGCGCGCGCTCGCGGCCGCCGTGCACCGTCCATACGGCCTGCCGTTGCCGGAGTTCGCCGTGAAGCTCGGCCTCGGCGAGGCCGGCAACGAGCTGCTGCTCTCCGACCAGCGCGTCGTCCCGGAGCGCCTGCTCGCCGACGGCTTCGTCTTCGCCGACCGGACCGTCCAGGACGCGGT
It encodes the following:
- a CDS encoding ribonuclease J, with the translated sequence MPNLVSEPPALEPGTLRIIPTGGLGEIGRNMTVFEYEGKLLIVDCGVLFPEQDQPGVDLILPDFAPVRDRLDDVLGVVLTHGHEDHIGAVPYLLKLRADIPLIGSGLTLALVEAKLKEHRIQPFTLTVKEGQQEKLGPFDLEFVAVNHSIPDALAVAISTPAGVVLHTGDFKMDQLPLDDRLTDLRAFARLGEKGVDLFLADSTNADVPGFTPLERSIGPVLDTVIARAPRRVIVASFSSHVHRVQQVLDAAAANGRRVALLGRSMVRNMTIAAELGYLKVPEGVLIDYKKAADLPDDEIVYMSTGSQGEPMAVLARMANLDHQIEVGHGDTVILASSLIPGNENAVYRVIDGLTKLGANVVHKGNAKVHVSGHAAAGELLYCYNILKPKNVMPVHGEYRHLVANARLAMDTGVPERNTILAEDGSVVDLRDGVARIVGQLDLGFVYVDGSSVGEITDADLKDRRILGEEGFISIIVVVEAASGRIVTGPEIHARGFAEDDAVFDAVKPKIAAALSEAAHNGVRDSHALSQVVRRTVGRWVNTSYRRRPMIVPLVIEA
- the dapA gene encoding 4-hydroxy-tetrahydrodipicolinate synthase, which gives rise to MAQSANPFGQVLVALVTPFTADGEVDWAGVEKHIDDVITAGADGIVVTGTTGETSTLTDPEKLRLVEVGKSVAGGRAKIITGGGSNETAHAIQLYRQSEKAGADGVMVVTPYYNKPTQAGILTHFRMIADSTDLPVILYDIPGRTGVPIKYETILRIAKHPNVLAIKDAKGDFSEVSRVLNQTDLLYFSGDDANVLPHLAIGASGLIGVTANIAPTPYRQIVDAVNAGDLTTATAAHKKLEPLVRAVMTHVPGTVAAKYILHGLGRIQSPRVRLPLVGPEEWEAAQIEDELDLVKDIPGVDFSNFRPDRNAAAGGALPKIAGTTR
- a CDS encoding DUF4395 domain-containing protein, which translates into the protein MTDTRPRAIDPRSPRFGAGITAVLLLVVLFLWLTGAAIAAILLLIAIAALFAWGAFAGVQRHPYGVLYRRLVRPRLGPPAETEDPAPPTFAQGVGLVVTGAGLVLAAAGMPVAVPVAAALAFVAAFLNAVFGYCLGCQLYVLLVRTRIIRRGEATG
- a CDS encoding TIGR01777 family oxidoreductase, encoding MRVLVAGASGLIGTELVRQLDEAGHEVLRLVRRDPAAPNEFHWSPSTRMIDVALMDRADAVVNLSGASLNRLPWTPAHKRRILASRLEATGTLADAMRQAADPPSVFVSGSAVGYYGDRPGMTLTEQATKGTGYLSDVVEAWEAAAHLAPERTRVVTARTGVVVGPGGAMTPLLPMARLGLLGPIAGGGQHWPWVSLRDEAAAIVHLLGSELSGPVNVVGPTPATAAAVLRALAAAVHRPYGLPLPEFAVKLGLGEAGNELLLSDQRVVPERLLADGFVFADRTVQDAVARLLARAA
- a CDS encoding OsmC family peroxiredoxin — protein: MAVTSESTTVWTGDLKSGSGTVSLDSSHAASLDVNWKARSEGGAEVTTPEELLGAAHSACFSMAFSNVLAGFGTPPESIQATAAVTFDPAQGITGSHLLVSARVPGLAAEDFQRLADEAKRTCPVSRALVGIPITIEATLA
- a CDS encoding thioredoxin family protein, translated to MTAIGALLLLLGLVALTAATGVVLRATAGRVRRARRAERLAPSEVGASAFGDRATFLQFSTAYCAQCPGTARVLSGIAAEHPGVEHLDVDLAARPELATRFGVLQTPTTLLLDAHGTVRGRIGGPARPADVRGAIDRILTETP